One stretch of Miscanthus floridulus cultivar M001 chromosome 18, ASM1932011v1, whole genome shotgun sequence DNA includes these proteins:
- the LOC136523206 gene encoding uncharacterized protein, protein MSEQLWSKSKQLATIFEQLTGALEQLEQLQKVSEQKEEQEAELGQLCQAIEQLREEKAKESGRADKLAGELKDYRKRVKAQFDVLVQEARTQRDKFDAVVARVKPVLDCVDLEAAPQPDVW, encoded by the exons ATGTCTGAGCAGCTATGGAGCAAGTCCAAGCAGCTGGCCACTATATTCGAGCAACTGACAGGTGCTTTAGAGCAGTTGGAGCAGCTGCAGAAAGTCTCTGAGCAGAAGGAAG agcaagaagcggagctcggccagctatgCCAAGCCATcgagcaactccgagaggagaaggcgaaggagtccggacgagcagacaaactggccggggagctgaaag actaccgtaagagggtcaaggcacagtttgatgtgctggtgcaggaggccaggacccaaagggacaagttcgaCGCTGTAGTCGCTAGAgttaaaccggtgctcgactgcgtcgacctggaggcggctcctcagcccgacg tttggtAG